A genomic segment from Nocardiopsis sp. Huas11 encodes:
- the purL gene encoding phosphoribosylformylglycinamidine synthase subunit PurL has product MSEVPGPDTVAAAHSSPDTPQPYAELGMAKDEYERVREILGRRPTSAELAIYSVMWSEHCSYKSSKVHLRQFGEKAPENDALLVGMGENAGVVDVGDGRAVTFKIESHNHPSYVEPHQGAATGVGGIVRDILTMGARPVAVMDALRFGPADADDTKRVLPGVVSGISFYGNCLGLPNIGGEIGFGPGYIGNPLVNALCVGVMKHEDIKLAQAPGPGNKVVLFGATTGPDGIGGASVLASATFDDESHAKRPSVQVGDPFMEKLLIECSLELFAEDMVVGIQDLGAAGVSCATTELAAGGTGGMRIQLDRVPLRDHTLTPEEILMSESQERMMAIVEPAKMADFLAVCEKWQILATEIGEVTDVTPEEAERGGRLVMTWHGETVVDMPPRTASDEGPVYERPYARPAAQDALQADDAAALPRPANDAELREQVLRVLGAPGVGDPTWVTQQYDSYVRGDTVVSTPHDSGMIRIADDSHRGVALATDGNGRYTRLDPYAGTQLAYAEAFRNVAATGARPLAVTNCLNFGSPEDSGVMWQFAEATRGLADACLQLGTPVTGGNVSFYNQTGDVAINPTPVIGVLGVIDDVRTRLRSAFDTEGARVFLLGETREEFGGSAWADVVHGHLGGLPPQVDLAAEAALGEVLATAADRGLAAAAHDLSDGGLAVALAESALRGGLGLRVSVDGDAFTALFSESAARAVVAVRPGQEKAFLALAGDHGVPVAEIGTVGGDALAVAHPGGAVQIPLEELRTAYESALPALMDGV; this is encoded by the coding sequence ATGTCTGAAGTCCCCGGTCCCGACACCGTCGCCGCGGCGCACAGCAGCCCGGACACGCCACAGCCGTACGCCGAACTGGGCATGGCCAAGGACGAGTACGAGCGGGTCCGAGAGATCCTGGGCCGCCGGCCCACGTCCGCCGAACTGGCGATCTACTCGGTCATGTGGAGCGAGCACTGCTCCTACAAGTCGTCCAAGGTGCACCTGCGCCAGTTCGGCGAGAAGGCTCCGGAGAACGACGCCCTGCTGGTGGGCATGGGCGAGAACGCGGGCGTCGTCGACGTGGGCGACGGCCGCGCCGTGACGTTCAAGATCGAGTCGCACAACCACCCGTCCTACGTGGAGCCGCACCAGGGCGCGGCCACCGGCGTGGGCGGCATCGTCCGCGACATCCTCACCATGGGCGCGCGGCCGGTCGCGGTCATGGACGCGCTGCGCTTCGGCCCGGCCGACGCCGACGACACCAAGCGGGTGCTGCCCGGCGTGGTCTCGGGCATCTCCTTCTACGGCAACTGCCTCGGTCTGCCCAACATCGGCGGCGAGATCGGCTTCGGGCCCGGCTACATCGGCAACCCGCTGGTCAACGCCCTGTGCGTGGGCGTGATGAAGCACGAGGACATCAAGCTGGCCCAGGCCCCCGGCCCGGGCAACAAGGTCGTGCTCTTCGGCGCCACCACCGGCCCGGACGGGATCGGCGGCGCCTCGGTGCTGGCCAGCGCCACCTTCGACGACGAGTCGCACGCCAAGCGGCCCAGCGTGCAGGTCGGCGACCCCTTCATGGAGAAGCTCCTCATCGAGTGCAGCCTGGAGCTGTTCGCCGAGGACATGGTCGTGGGCATCCAGGACCTGGGCGCGGCGGGCGTGTCCTGCGCGACCACCGAGCTGGCGGCGGGCGGCACCGGCGGCATGCGCATCCAGCTCGACCGGGTGCCGCTGCGCGACCACACGCTCACTCCCGAGGAGATCCTCATGAGTGAGTCGCAGGAGCGCATGATGGCCATCGTCGAGCCCGCCAAGATGGCCGACTTCCTGGCCGTGTGCGAGAAGTGGCAGATCCTGGCCACGGAGATCGGCGAGGTCACCGACGTCACGCCCGAGGAGGCCGAGCGCGGTGGCCGCCTGGTGATGACCTGGCACGGCGAGACCGTGGTGGACATGCCGCCGCGGACCGCCTCGGACGAGGGCCCGGTCTACGAGCGCCCGTACGCGCGTCCGGCGGCGCAGGACGCGCTCCAGGCCGACGACGCGGCGGCGCTGCCGCGGCCGGCGAACGACGCCGAGCTGCGCGAGCAGGTGCTGCGCGTGCTGGGCGCGCCGGGCGTGGGCGACCCGACGTGGGTCACCCAGCAGTACGACAGCTACGTGCGCGGTGACACGGTCGTGTCCACGCCGCACGACTCCGGCATGATCCGCATCGCCGACGACTCCCACCGGGGCGTGGCGCTGGCCACGGACGGCAACGGCCGCTACACCCGGCTGGACCCGTACGCGGGCACGCAGCTGGCGTACGCGGAGGCGTTCCGCAACGTGGCGGCCACGGGCGCGCGCCCGCTGGCGGTCACCAACTGCCTCAACTTCGGTTCCCCGGAGGACTCCGGGGTGATGTGGCAGTTCGCCGAGGCCACCCGTGGCCTGGCCGACGCCTGCCTCCAGCTGGGCACGCCGGTGACCGGCGGCAACGTGAGCTTCTACAACCAGACCGGCGACGTGGCGATCAACCCGACGCCCGTCATCGGCGTGCTGGGCGTCATCGACGACGTGCGCACCCGGCTCCGGAGCGCGTTCGACACCGAGGGCGCCCGGGTGTTCCTGCTGGGCGAGACCCGCGAGGAGTTCGGCGGCTCGGCGTGGGCGGACGTGGTGCACGGCCACCTGGGCGGCCTGCCGCCGCAGGTGGACCTGGCCGCGGAGGCCGCGCTGGGCGAGGTACTGGCCACCGCCGCCGACCGCGGGCTGGCCGCCGCCGCGCACGACCTGTCCGACGGCGGCCTGGCGGTCGCGCTCGCCGAGTCGGCGCTGCGCGGCGGGCTGGGCCTGCGGGTGTCCGTGGACGGGGACGCGTTCACCGCCCTGTTCAGCGAGTCCGCCGCCCGCGCCGTCGTCGCGGTGCGCCCGGGTCAGGAGAAGGCGTTCCTGGCGCTGGCGGGCGACCACGGCGTCCCGGTCGCGGAGATCGGCACGGTGGGCGGCGACGCCCTGGCGGTCGCCCACCCGGGTGGCGCGGTGCAGATCCCGCTGGAGGAGCTGCGCACCGCCTACGAGTCGGCTCTGCCGGCCCTGATGGACGGCGTCTAG
- a CDS encoding type II toxin-antitoxin system Phd/YefM family antitoxin: MGNDQERRISVTELQRDIDDVFDQVVAGETRAVTSRGLVTGRLLPPDMTERGRPTERPRSGRSGPTAS, translated from the coding sequence ATGGGGAACGATCAGGAGCGCCGGATCTCGGTCACGGAACTCCAACGCGACATCGATGACGTCTTCGACCAGGTGGTCGCCGGGGAGACCAGAGCGGTCACCAGCCGTGGCCTGGTCACCGGTCGCCTCCTTCCACCCGACATGACGGAGCGGGGGCGCCCCACTGAGCGCCCCCGCTCCGGCCGATCAGGTCCTACCGCGTCCTAG
- a CDS encoding ABC transporter substrate-binding protein, which yields MRKGALVRLLAVGLALVMVSACAVRTDQIARDPNTVRIALNGWVGYEASAEVLAYILREEMGYEVQLMRVDEQPSWQALDQGVLDVIVENWGHEDLMELYGPGGNGTVVDGGPNGNEGVIGWYVPAYMEEEYPEITTMEGLKEHTDLFQTAETGAQGEFLSGAPGFVTQDQGMINAFDLDLEIVYAGSEASQITEVRRRYANEEPVLFYFYDPQWLHEELDLVRVDFPDYEEGCDADLDEVPCDYPAYELNKIFRAGFVETGDPAYQFLDNWTWTNADQNEVARMIADEGMDPTDAAEVWVEENPDVWRPWIPEDFEPVG from the coding sequence ATGAGGAAGGGTGCCCTGGTCCGGCTGCTGGCGGTCGGGCTGGCACTGGTGATGGTGAGCGCGTGCGCTGTGCGCACCGACCAGATCGCCCGGGACCCGAACACCGTGCGCATCGCCCTGAACGGATGGGTGGGCTACGAGGCCAGCGCCGAGGTGCTCGCCTACATCCTGCGCGAGGAGATGGGCTACGAGGTCCAGCTGATGCGGGTGGACGAGCAGCCGTCGTGGCAGGCCCTGGACCAGGGCGTGCTGGACGTGATCGTGGAGAACTGGGGTCACGAGGACCTCATGGAGCTCTACGGTCCCGGGGGCAACGGCACCGTGGTCGACGGCGGCCCCAACGGCAACGAGGGGGTGATCGGCTGGTACGTCCCCGCCTACATGGAGGAGGAGTACCCGGAGATCACCACCATGGAGGGGCTCAAGGAGCACACCGACCTGTTCCAGACCGCCGAGACCGGTGCCCAGGGCGAGTTCCTGAGCGGTGCGCCCGGGTTCGTCACCCAGGACCAGGGGATGATCAACGCGTTCGACCTGGACCTGGAGATCGTCTACGCCGGTTCGGAGGCCTCGCAGATCACCGAGGTCCGGCGGCGGTACGCCAACGAGGAGCCAGTGCTCTTCTACTTCTACGATCCGCAGTGGCTCCACGAGGAGCTGGACCTGGTCCGGGTGGACTTCCCGGACTACGAGGAAGGGTGTGACGCGGACCTGGACGAGGTCCCCTGCGACTACCCGGCCTACGAGCTGAACAAGATCTTCCGGGCCGGCTTCGTGGAGACGGGCGACCCCGCCTACCAGTTCCTGGACAACTGGACGTGGACGAACGCGGACCAGAACGAGGTGGCGCGGATGATCGCCGACGAGGGCATGGACCCCACGGACGCGGCCGAGGTCTGGGTGGAGGAGAACCCGGACGTCTGGCGGCCGTGGATCCCCGAGGACTTCGAGCCCGTGGGCTGA
- a CDS encoding proline/glycine betaine ABC transporter permease, translating into MAALTRPATGGSGEVAGAAGPREPGGAVKVLTSRWLQALAAVAVLVIGFSVFRALGSPAWAGPFPTDIGDRFMGWLDGIYAWIVENRNDSPLFLYGFNYVSVGLGSAVVLINRVLDLLTWAGVTVIGVLGAWRVAGWRVALLVLATFAVFALTGLWNESMTTLALIITSVLIALVFGIPLGILAGRSEVFYRGIRPVLDFMQIMPAFAYLLPFVLLFGIGNPAAAVVTAVYAIPPAVRITALGIREVPKGAVEATTSLGSTPWQVLTKVQLPLAKRTILLGVNQTIMLAVSMVVIASVIGAGGLGDAIFQALAKVNVGQAFQAGLAIVMLAIAMDRVTGAVGHGAHTPNIPPRFRLPVLGAGLIVVIVAVTAARALGARGWPRELSVDLSTPVNAAYDALQEGIGAYTAALSAWTLNVVLSPLAALLTGSPWWLVVIVAAALGQIFAGWRAAAISAASFVAIGLLGVWVNAMDTLSQVLVASVITIALGVLVGVLMSRSDVFATILRPILDAMQTLPPFVYLIPAVALFTIGRVPALVAAVIFALPPVIRLVNDGIRGVPAQTKEAALSQGSTRWQLLSKVELPMARGSLLLAVNQGIILVLSMVVMGALVGAGSLGFDVVFGLAQNQLGLGLASGLAIVCLGLFLDRVTQGRRAPRA; encoded by the coding sequence ATGGCCGCGCTGACCCGACCCGCCACCGGCGGGTCCGGAGAGGTCGCAGGTGCCGCGGGACCCCGTGAGCCCGGCGGAGCGGTCAAGGTGCTGACCAGCCGCTGGCTGCAGGCACTGGCCGCCGTCGCGGTGCTCGTGATCGGGTTCTCCGTGTTCCGGGCGCTGGGCTCCCCGGCCTGGGCGGGACCGTTCCCGACCGACATCGGCGACCGCTTCATGGGCTGGCTCGACGGCATCTACGCCTGGATCGTCGAGAACCGCAACGACAGCCCGCTGTTCCTGTACGGCTTCAACTACGTCTCGGTGGGCCTGGGCTCCGCGGTCGTCCTGATCAACCGGGTCCTGGACCTGCTCACCTGGGCGGGCGTCACGGTCATCGGTGTCCTGGGCGCCTGGCGCGTGGCCGGATGGCGGGTGGCCCTGCTGGTGCTGGCCACCTTCGCGGTGTTCGCGCTGACCGGGCTGTGGAACGAGTCGATGACCACGCTGGCGCTGATCATCACCTCGGTGCTCATCGCGCTGGTGTTCGGCATCCCGCTGGGCATCCTGGCCGGCCGGAGCGAGGTGTTCTACCGGGGGATCCGCCCGGTCCTGGACTTCATGCAGATCATGCCCGCGTTCGCCTACCTGCTGCCGTTCGTGCTGCTGTTCGGCATCGGCAACCCGGCGGCGGCCGTGGTGACGGCGGTCTACGCGATCCCGCCCGCCGTGCGCATCACGGCGCTGGGCATCCGCGAGGTGCCCAAGGGCGCGGTGGAGGCGACGACGTCGCTCGGATCGACGCCCTGGCAGGTCCTCACCAAGGTGCAGTTGCCGCTGGCCAAGCGCACCATCCTGCTGGGCGTCAACCAGACCATCATGCTCGCGGTCTCCATGGTCGTCATCGCGTCGGTCATCGGCGCGGGCGGTCTGGGTGACGCGATCTTCCAGGCACTGGCCAAGGTCAACGTCGGCCAGGCCTTCCAGGCCGGTCTGGCGATCGTCATGCTGGCGATCGCGATGGACCGGGTGACGGGCGCCGTGGGCCACGGGGCGCACACGCCGAACATCCCGCCCCGGTTCCGGCTTCCGGTGCTGGGCGCCGGACTGATCGTGGTGATCGTCGCGGTCACCGCCGCCCGGGCCCTGGGCGCGCGCGGCTGGCCGCGCGAGCTGTCCGTGGACCTGAGCACACCGGTGAACGCCGCCTACGACGCCCTGCAGGAGGGGATCGGAGCGTACACCGCCGCCCTGTCCGCATGGACGCTCAACGTGGTCCTGTCCCCGCTCGCCGCTCTGTTGACCGGGTCGCCCTGGTGGCTGGTCGTCATCGTGGCCGCGGCTCTGGGGCAGATCTTCGCCGGGTGGCGCGCGGCGGCCATCTCGGCGGCGTCGTTCGTGGCCATCGGGCTCCTGGGCGTGTGGGTCAACGCGATGGACACGCTGTCGCAGGTGCTCGTGGCGTCGGTGATCACCATCGCCCTGGGCGTTCTGGTCGGCGTGCTGATGTCGCGCAGCGACGTGTTCGCGACGATCCTGCGGCCGATCCTGGACGCCATGCAGACCCTGCCGCCGTTCGTCTACCTGATCCCGGCGGTCGCGCTGTTCACCATCGGCCGCGTGCCGGCGCTGGTGGCCGCGGTCATCTTCGCGCTCCCGCCGGTCATCCGCCTGGTCAACGACGGGATCCGCGGGGTCCCGGCGCAGACCAAGGAAGCCGCGCTGTCGCAGGGGTCCACCCGGTGGCAGCTGCTCAGCAAGGTGGAACTGCCGATGGCCCGCGGTTCGCTGCTGCTGGCCGTCAACCAGGGGATCATCCTGGTGCTGTCCATGGTCGTCATGGGCGCGCTGGTCGGCGCCGGATCGCTCGGGTTCGACGTGGTGTTCGGCCTGGCACAGAACCAGCTCGGACTGGGTCTGGCCTCCGGCCTGGCGATCGTGTGCCTGGGCCTGTTCCTGGACCGTGTGACGCAGGGAAGGAGGGCACCCCGTGCCTAG